One window of Bdellovibrionales bacterium genomic DNA carries:
- a CDS encoding DUF2914 domain-containing protein has translation MFASLKQRFDHIREKYEHQLDIVFFIGGFIFDAFMVAEPDEVFSIVQQIAYIFIVAALIHFELLFRLQKWHPTGRWAKLWGYRNLLLHFLLGTMLNIYSLFYIKSASVLNSILFLVLMAGMIVANELPFVKKSHVSFKVGLYAICVFSFFSILNPVLLGFVGWIPFGLAIAATLLVFFIQFKQLKKHVPDDKTLFRAILFPGISVLVVFGIFYFMKWIPPVPLSVREQGVYHLIEKKEGEYLLSTEKPWWKFWQSGDQEFKAEPGDKIYFYAQIYSPAKFSDHVYVQFAWDNPKLGWQGADRIPLKIVGGRKEGYRGYAIKSNYTPGDWRVQVVTEGGLEISRLYFTVESVPKNETRSFEVLKK, from the coding sequence ATGTTCGCAAGCCTCAAACAAAGGTTCGACCACATCCGTGAAAAGTACGAGCATCAGCTCGATATCGTATTTTTCATCGGAGGATTCATCTTCGATGCCTTCATGGTGGCGGAACCTGACGAGGTCTTTTCCATCGTTCAACAGATTGCGTACATTTTTATCGTTGCAGCGTTGATTCATTTTGAATTGCTGTTTCGGTTGCAAAAGTGGCATCCCACGGGACGTTGGGCAAAGCTCTGGGGCTATCGCAATCTTTTATTGCACTTCTTGCTCGGAACCATGCTCAATATCTATTCGCTTTTTTATATTAAAAGCGCCTCGGTTCTGAATAGCATTCTTTTCCTGGTGCTGATGGCGGGAATGATCGTCGCTAATGAGCTGCCATTCGTTAAAAAATCCCATGTGAGTTTCAAAGTTGGGCTCTATGCGATTTGCGTGTTCTCATTTTTCTCGATTTTAAATCCGGTCTTGCTGGGGTTCGTGGGTTGGATTCCTTTTGGCTTGGCCATCGCCGCAACTTTGTTAGTCTTTTTCATCCAGTTCAAGCAACTTAAGAAGCATGTTCCTGATGACAAGACTCTTTTCCGCGCGATTTTGTTTCCGGGGATTTCGGTTTTAGTGGTGTTTGGTATTTTCTATTTTATGAAGTGGATTCCTCCTGTCCCACTCAGTGTGCGAGAGCAGGGTGTTTATCACTTGATTGAAAAGAAAGAGGGCGAGTATTTGCTCTCGACTGAAAAGCCATGGTGGAAATTCTGGCAATCCGGCGATCAGGAATTTAAAGCCGAACCCGGTGATAAGATCTACTTCTACGCGCAGATTTATTCACCGGCCAAGTTTTCGGACCATGTCTATGTGCAATTCGCTTGGGATAATCCTAAGCTAGGTTGGCAAGGGGCGGATCGCATTCCGCTTAAGATCGTCGGTGGCCGTAAAGAGGGCTATCGAGGTTATGCCATCAAATCCAATTACACTCCGGGGGACTGGCGCGTTCAGGTTGTCACAGAGGGTGGTCTTGAGATTTCACGATTGTATTTCACCGTCGAGAGCGTCCCCAAAAACGAAACCCGCAGTTTTGAAGTCTTGAAAAAATAG
- a CDS encoding poly(A) polymerase: protein MTTRPQLHEDWIDPYAREIVRILQDEGFETYLVGGCVRDLLAGIHPKDFDIATNAHPNQVRRKIPHAYVIGKRFRLVLVRRGDQQFEVATFRRTVSAEELEDGESEVVGDNYFGTCEEDAKRRDFTINALFYDPIQQKIIDYCEGQKDIASRTLRMIGNSVERFIEDPIRILRAVRLTHKLNFTIDPEMRAAIVQCAPELKRAVLPRRREEYLKILRLPDPTLTFMELHDLQVLENILSGLDAIYKDSDKLAVFEAHLRRMKACGFRFEDPTELLSGFMFAFLKAHYGEDGWDLERIQNEDKLQFFLREELGMFKQEQATFFKALQLIHNLQKVDTYLRKGERRQLGFLRNEALPLALKLAQLDYTVSGSLLSFWVGQFKRFENKPQPRNHENTETQH, encoded by the coding sequence TTGACGACTAGACCCCAATTGCACGAAGACTGGATTGATCCTTATGCCCGCGAGATCGTGCGCATCCTTCAGGATGAAGGCTTTGAAACCTACCTCGTAGGAGGTTGCGTTCGTGACTTGTTGGCCGGCATTCATCCGAAAGACTTCGATATTGCGACCAATGCTCACCCGAATCAGGTTCGCCGTAAAATTCCTCATGCCTATGTGATCGGCAAACGTTTCCGTCTGGTGCTTGTCCGCCGCGGTGACCAACAGTTTGAAGTTGCCACTTTCCGCCGTACTGTGAGCGCTGAAGAACTCGAAGATGGTGAATCAGAAGTTGTCGGCGATAACTACTTCGGCACCTGCGAAGAAGACGCGAAACGCCGCGATTTCACCATCAATGCTTTGTTCTACGATCCGATTCAGCAAAAAATCATCGACTACTGCGAAGGCCAAAAAGACATCGCCAGCCGCACTCTCCGCATGATCGGAAACTCGGTGGAGCGTTTCATCGAGGATCCGATCCGCATTTTGCGTGCGGTTCGTTTGACTCATAAATTGAATTTCACCATTGATCCTGAAATGCGCGCGGCCATCGTGCAATGCGCTCCGGAGTTAAAGCGGGCGGTTCTTCCTCGCCGCCGCGAAGAATATCTCAAAATTTTGCGCCTGCCGGATCCGACTCTGACTTTCATGGAGTTGCATGATCTCCAGGTACTTGAAAATATTCTTTCGGGCTTGGATGCAATTTACAAAGACAGTGATAAACTTGCCGTCTTTGAAGCGCACCTTCGTCGCATGAAAGCTTGCGGATTCCGTTTCGAAGATCCAACAGAACTTCTTTCTGGCTTCATGTTTGCCTTCTTAAAGGCACACTACGGAGAAGACGGCTGGGATCTCGAAAGAATCCAAAACGAAGATAAGTTGCAGTTTTTCTTGCGCGAAGAGCTTGGCATGTTCAAACAAGAACAAGCCACGTTCTTTAAAGCTCTGCAATTGATTCACAATTTGCAAAAAGTGGATACTTATTTGCGTAAGGGAGAACGCCGTCAGCTGGGCTTCCTTCGTAACGAGGCTCTGCCTTTGGCTTTGAAACTCGCTCAGCTAGATTACACCGTATCAGGTTCTTTGCTGTCGTTCTGGGTTGGTCAGTTTAAGCGCTTCGAGAACAAGCCTCAGCCTCGCAATCACGAAAACACCGAGACTCAGCACTAG
- a CDS encoding alpha/beta hydrolase encodes MSYLDLYNYQLTGPETGRKWVFVHGLMGYGANWRKVIAGLENTEHVLAYDQRGHGRSQKPPTGYTPEDYADDIYKLTEELGWDRFILVGHSMGGRNVLNFASRHPEKLIKLVVEDIGPESDPNAAEYYETLLGMVPTPFPNREAARDFFQKDFLEKAATRDKPQVLAQFLYANIEDKPDGTADWRFSKQGILKTVVDGRASERWHEVESLKVPTLWIRGAQSRELTHASYERILQSNSLITGVEIPNAGHWVHSEQPAAFLQALKDFAGGF; translated from the coding sequence ATGTCTTACCTTGATTTGTATAATTATCAGCTGACGGGCCCCGAAACAGGGCGCAAATGGGTTTTCGTTCATGGTCTCATGGGATATGGAGCCAATTGGCGTAAAGTTATCGCGGGGTTAGAGAACACGGAACACGTTCTGGCCTATGATCAACGCGGTCACGGTCGCTCGCAAAAGCCGCCCACCGGCTACACTCCCGAAGACTATGCCGATGATATTTATAAACTCACCGAAGAACTCGGCTGGGATCGTTTTATTCTTGTCGGTCACTCCATGGGAGGCCGCAATGTTTTGAACTTTGCCTCTCGGCATCCTGAGAAATTGATCAAGCTCGTGGTCGAGGATATCGGTCCTGAGTCCGACCCAAACGCGGCCGAATACTATGAAACACTGCTGGGAATGGTGCCGACGCCGTTCCCAAATCGTGAGGCTGCGCGCGACTTTTTCCAGAAGGATTTTTTAGAGAAAGCCGCGACTCGCGACAAGCCTCAGGTGCTTGCTCAATTCTTGTATGCCAACATCGAGGATAAGCCGGATGGAACAGCCGACTGGCGTTTTTCTAAACAAGGGATTCTAAAGACCGTGGTCGATGGCCGAGCTTCCGAACGCTGGCATGAAGTGGAGTCCTTGAAGGTTCCAACATTGTGGATTCGTGGAGCCCAATCGCGCGAGCTGACCCATGCAAGTTATGAACGAATTCTTCAATCAAATTCGCTAATTACCGGCGTTGAAATCCCTAATGCGGGGCATTGGGTGCATTCTGAGCAACCTGCCGCATTTTTGCAAGCCTTGAAAGACTTTGCGGGAGGCTTTTAG
- a CDS encoding DEAD/DEAH box helicase, whose amino-acid sequence MNFSEFNLDPVLNSAIEKLGYTSCTPIQELSIPVALEGRDVAGLAQTGTGKTAAFLIPMMERILRARPLPPDASEETKALVAQRAFTDWKPQNFILILVPTRELAEQVQENIEKLTEASGLRGFAIYGGTGYDKQKEALKNGVEFIAATPGRLIDLYKEHLVDLKQVRGIIFDEADRMFDMGFKDDMKYILQRVPKERQFLVFSATLNFDVLNTAYQFGADPVEVNISRDQAKAENVKDEIFHVGQDEKPQHLLSLLKLHKPRQAVIFTNFKLNVDKITRFLNDNGVPAMAISSLLTQAQRTKVMQQFKAENDLNILVATDVAARGLDVQGVDMVVNFELPMDAESYVHRIGRTGRAGTTGIAFSLVSDRDVDSLSRVEEYLKHKVTVGFLEDKDLIKDYKPFVWSDSAYRSFDREGGGDRPSRPRREGGGGDRRGPRGGQRSNDRGPRREGQGRGGDRDQQRREHGPRREGGGDREHRNEGREPRKEGSHQNRPHQKRGPEQRGSEQRGDQRRNQQHGKGQQHSGPRNQSHANRGPKKPHTSPQVAKQKTIGQKVSGFFKKLFS is encoded by the coding sequence TTGAATTTTTCTGAGTTTAATCTAGATCCTGTCCTGAATTCCGCTATTGAAAAACTCGGTTACACTTCGTGCACTCCGATTCAAGAATTGTCGATTCCAGTTGCCTTAGAAGGCCGTGATGTCGCTGGTTTAGCTCAAACGGGCACCGGCAAAACGGCCGCCTTTTTGATTCCGATGATGGAAAGAATTCTGCGGGCTCGTCCTTTGCCTCCTGATGCGAGTGAGGAAACCAAAGCTCTCGTGGCTCAGCGTGCTTTTACCGACTGGAAACCACAAAACTTCATTCTGATCTTGGTTCCGACGCGCGAATTGGCTGAGCAAGTTCAAGAAAACATTGAAAAACTGACTGAAGCTTCGGGCCTTCGCGGTTTTGCTATTTATGGTGGCACTGGTTACGACAAGCAAAAAGAGGCCCTCAAAAACGGCGTCGAGTTCATCGCTGCGACTCCGGGCCGATTGATTGATTTGTACAAAGAACACCTCGTTGATTTGAAGCAAGTTCGCGGCATTATCTTTGATGAAGCCGATCGCATGTTTGATATGGGCTTCAAAGACGACATGAAATACATCCTTCAGCGCGTTCCTAAAGAGCGCCAATTCTTGGTGTTCAGCGCGACTTTGAACTTCGATGTTTTGAATACCGCTTACCAATTCGGTGCAGATCCTGTTGAAGTCAACATTAGCCGTGACCAAGCAAAAGCTGAAAACGTGAAAGATGAAATTTTCCACGTCGGTCAGGATGAAAAGCCTCAGCACTTGTTGTCTTTGCTGAAGTTGCACAAACCTCGTCAGGCCGTGATCTTCACCAACTTCAAACTCAACGTTGATAAAATCACTCGCTTCTTGAATGACAACGGAGTGCCAGCAATGGCGATCTCGAGTTTGTTGACGCAAGCTCAGCGCACGAAAGTGATGCAGCAGTTTAAAGCCGAGAACGATCTCAATATCCTTGTGGCGACAGACGTTGCGGCTCGTGGTTTGGATGTTCAAGGTGTCGATATGGTTGTGAACTTTGAATTGCCGATGGATGCAGAGTCTTACGTTCACCGTATCGGTCGTACCGGCCGCGCCGGCACAACAGGGATTGCATTTAGCTTGGTGAGTGACCGTGATGTGGACTCACTCTCTCGTGTTGAGGAGTACCTCAAACACAAAGTGACGGTGGGTTTCCTCGAAGACAAAGATTTAATTAAAGATTACAAACCGTTTGTTTGGTCTGATTCTGCTTATCGTTCTTTTGATCGCGAAGGCGGTGGAGATCGTCCGAGCCGTCCACGCCGTGAAGGTGGTGGCGGTGATCGTCGCGGACCTCGTGGTGGTCAGCGCTCTAACGACCGTGGCCCACGCAGAGAAGGCCAAGGCCGCGGCGGAGATCGCGATCAACAACGCCGTGAGCACGGGCCTCGCCGGGAAGGCGGGGGCGATCGTGAGCATCGCAATGAAGGACGTGAGCCACGCAAAGAGGGTTCACACCAAAATCGCCCGCACCAAAAACGGGGACCTGAGCAACGTGGTTCTGAACAGCGCGGAGACCAACGCCGCAATCAACAGCACGGTAAGGGTCAACAGCATAGCGGACCAAGAAATCAGTCTCACGCAAATCGTGGACCTAAAAAACCACACACTTCACCACAAGTGGCGAAGCAAAAAACCATTGGCCAAAAAGTCAGCGGTTTCTTCAAAAAGCTTTTCAGTTAG
- a CDS encoding ThiF family adenylyltransferase, which produces MFRPVETLRVHLSANAPAELREGTRLWTFQQLSDSVVQSLEIVAAGKSFATLPSQKFQEFLLKERLIFKVQDFKEDSHHRTLHWLSYQTQNAEEVFAKMQSKPVGIIGCGGTGGLIAEHLVRAGIRSLVLVDGGLVDEPDLNRQLHFTKKDLGKPKVQALKERLLEIQPDLELHTRHELLSSTDQLTGMLKGFSLQLIVCAVDQPMYTIQAIVGETALQLETAVLFGAVGISDAVIGPLFTDPVELQKQNANFRNLAKDAAHFQQQIVRGSLCFTNTLAAAQMGLEAFKFLSGYGGELTIKNKALIVPYSI; this is translated from the coding sequence ATGTTTAGACCTGTTGAAACACTCCGAGTTCATTTATCAGCAAATGCACCCGCAGAACTTCGCGAGGGCACACGTCTATGGACATTCCAGCAACTATCGGATTCTGTCGTTCAGAGCTTGGAAATCGTTGCTGCAGGAAAGTCTTTTGCTACTTTGCCTTCACAGAAATTTCAGGAGTTCCTTTTAAAGGAAAGACTGATTTTTAAAGTTCAGGATTTCAAAGAAGACTCTCATCACAGAACCCTCCACTGGCTTTCTTACCAAACACAGAATGCGGAAGAGGTCTTTGCAAAGATGCAATCGAAGCCCGTGGGAATTATCGGCTGCGGTGGAACCGGCGGCCTGATTGCAGAACACCTTGTTCGCGCCGGCATTCGTTCGCTGGTGCTTGTGGATGGGGGACTTGTCGATGAGCCGGATTTGAATCGCCAGCTGCACTTTACAAAAAAAGATTTGGGAAAGCCGAAGGTTCAAGCGCTCAAAGAGCGACTTCTTGAAATTCAACCGGACCTTGAACTTCACACCCGCCACGAACTTCTGTCATCCACAGATCAACTCACTGGAATGTTAAAAGGCTTCTCGCTTCAGCTCATTGTGTGCGCCGTGGATCAGCCCATGTATACCATCCAAGCTATCGTTGGCGAGACCGCTTTGCAGCTCGAAACCGCCGTGCTGTTTGGTGCCGTGGGTATTTCAGATGCTGTGATCGGCCCTCTCTTTACGGATCCCGTAGAGCTACAAAAGCAAAATGCAAATTTCAGAAATTTGGCAAAAGACGCTGCCCATTTTCAGCAACAGATCGTTCGTGGAAGCCTGTGTTTTACAAACACTCTTGCGGCGGCACAGATGGGCCTTGAGGCCTTTAAGTTCCTCAGTGGGTATGGTGGCGAGCTGACGATAAAAAATAAGGCACTCATCGTGCCTTATTCTATTTAA
- a CDS encoding MFS transporter: protein MQTIGVQSLTKTTTDTFTKNIWLYYLFAAFSSMDFTRGIFILFFLSRGFDHSQIGLFQSILFGSILLFELPSGMFADRYRRKWSVLVGIATVIVGFIGVLVSKNFYVVAGLFALKGLGMAFSSGANTALLYDYLKTQGSKAKSTYLQVSAKSRNIGNLTLAFAIWLGGVLEKQQGWSYAYGAAIVAYFLAGFCILFFQETPHESHSHEERPSVTASIKEYLSSTTGKYLLLLIAALCFFEAGATPLYIFSQSYFQAQGLDVATIGLIMSLASLANSFWYTFTSFFKRFELKNIILGGVSLFALLVLGYALPYNLTLHVGLFIFLASFPNLVFVFTDTYLHQQVPSNIRASLISIQSLVNSLSIACSYMALGYFMDHGFGVKAMSLLSIPPLLCLVLLGVYFKKAGKISHV, encoded by the coding sequence ATGCAGACCATCGGAGTACAAAGTTTGACCAAGACAACGACTGACACCTTCACGAAAAATATCTGGCTCTATTACCTCTTTGCAGCGTTCTCGAGCATGGATTTCACGCGTGGAATCTTTATCCTTTTTTTCCTAAGCAGAGGCTTTGATCATTCCCAAATCGGTCTTTTCCAAAGCATCCTTTTTGGCAGTATTCTTTTATTTGAGCTCCCCTCTGGAATGTTCGCTGATCGCTACCGCCGCAAATGGAGTGTTCTTGTTGGCATAGCCACGGTGATTGTCGGCTTTATCGGCGTCCTTGTTTCAAAAAATTTCTACGTTGTTGCAGGTCTTTTCGCATTGAAAGGCCTGGGCATGGCTTTCTCGAGCGGTGCAAACACAGCCCTTCTCTATGATTACCTTAAAACTCAAGGTTCAAAGGCCAAATCAACCTATCTTCAGGTGTCGGCAAAGTCTCGAAACATCGGCAATTTGACCCTGGCTTTTGCAATTTGGCTGGGCGGTGTCCTAGAAAAGCAGCAAGGCTGGTCGTATGCTTATGGCGCCGCCATCGTCGCTTATTTCCTGGCCGGGTTTTGCATTCTTTTCTTCCAAGAGACACCTCATGAATCGCACTCTCACGAAGAGCGCCCTTCAGTCACGGCCAGCATCAAGGAGTATCTCAGTTCGACAACCGGCAAATACCTCCTGTTACTTATCGCCGCACTTTGTTTTTTCGAAGCCGGCGCGACGCCCCTTTATATCTTTTCACAATCTTACTTCCAGGCTCAGGGATTGGACGTCGCAACTATTGGCCTGATCATGTCTCTAGCGAGCTTGGCGAACTCGTTCTGGTACACTTTTACATCGTTCTTTAAGCGATTTGAGCTTAAGAACATTATCCTTGGTGGTGTGTCGCTCTTTGCATTGCTCGTGCTGGGCTATGCCCTGCCTTATAATCTTACTCTTCATGTCGGACTTTTTATTTTCTTGGCGAGCTTTCCCAATTTGGTGTTTGTTTTCACGGATACTTATTTGCACCAACAAGTCCCGTCGAATATTCGCGCCAGTTTGATCTCCATTCAGTCATTGGTGAACTCTCTTAGTATCGCCTGCTCTTATATGGCACTTGGCTACTTTATGGATCACGGCTTCGGCGTGAAGGCGATGTCTCTTTTGAGCATTCCACCTTTGCTTTGCCTAGTGTTGCTCGGGGTTTATTTCAAAAAAGCAGGAAAGATCTCTCATGTTTAG
- a CDS encoding cupin-like domain-containing protein has product MNLISVDSLNKSQTENLFRSKYIAENRPALLKGLCKEWPAFSKWSLDYFSETYGSAELPVSYYQSNAHQKYKDKTRINMKEYVDYVKSLRTAPPTGEPMYAAGWHFAKSFSSLTQDIVIPEFFQNNLIDKIQPIMQYDWMSLFIGHAYSQSPLHTDSFFVSTWLTCIRGSKTVRLIPGDTPGITNGLDVFNDTIVENLIAKGVSVYEAKIEEGDTLFMPSGWWHHVINHDESIALSCNFVSPNNYLPFEQQIRGRILTPLVKLEKLSQEILNSEFAYCEDSLESCRYVDNEKAFLKYIQQMHTKHDHILNRLPKAN; this is encoded by the coding sequence ATGAACCTCATCTCTGTTGATTCCCTCAATAAATCTCAAACAGAAAATCTCTTTCGCAGCAAATACATTGCTGAAAATAGACCTGCCCTCTTAAAAGGCCTCTGCAAAGAGTGGCCGGCATTTTCAAAATGGAGCCTTGATTACTTCAGTGAAACTTACGGCTCTGCCGAGCTTCCTGTGAGTTACTACCAATCAAATGCTCACCAGAAGTACAAAGACAAAACTCGCATAAATATGAAAGAGTATGTCGACTATGTTAAGTCCTTGAGAACCGCTCCGCCAACAGGTGAGCCCATGTATGCGGCGGGCTGGCACTTTGCCAAGAGCTTCTCGAGCCTCACGCAAGACATCGTTATTCCGGAGTTCTTTCAAAACAACCTGATTGATAAAATTCAGCCCATTATGCAGTACGACTGGATGTCTCTTTTCATCGGTCACGCGTATTCGCAAAGCCCGCTTCATACGGACTCATTTTTCGTATCGACGTGGCTGACTTGTATTCGTGGTTCTAAGACAGTTCGTCTTATTCCCGGAGACACTCCTGGAATTACCAATGGCCTTGATGTCTTTAATGACACTATCGTCGAGAATCTCATCGCAAAGGGCGTTTCCGTCTATGAAGCCAAAATTGAAGAAGGCGATACTTTGTTCATGCCTTCTGGTTGGTGGCATCATGTGATCAATCATGATGAGTCGATTGCCCTTTCTTGCAATTTTGTATCACCTAATAACTATCTTCCCTTCGAACAACAGATTCGTGGACGTATTCTGACACCGCTGGTGAAACTAGAAAAACTAAGCCAAGAAATTCTCAATAGTGAATTCGCCTATTGTGAAGACTCCCTGGAGAGTTGCCGTTACGTCGATAACGAAAAGGCGTTCTTAAAGTACATTCAACAAATGCACACAAAGCATGATCATATCCTGAACCGCCTGCCAAAGGCCAACTAG
- a CDS encoding ankyrin repeat domain-containing protein, whose translation MLAKIIFSVILSVSAYAGSKVTPEQALEAAAVGNVVTLKKFKTSKGDLNTQNSHGLTPLMQAVANGQRKAVDYLLSQKVNLELKNENGDTALAMALGNDHDQIAASLINAGAKTDVLGGENKNTLMFIAASTNATKTLELLTKKAPEQINQKNQKGEAPLHEAARYGSEKTLQILLNAGADKALKNNEGKIPLDIANSIQNEAAAKLLK comes from the coding sequence ATGCTCGCAAAAATCATCTTCTCTGTAATCCTCTCTGTTTCCGCCTATGCAGGCAGCAAAGTCACTCCCGAGCAAGCTCTTGAAGCAGCTGCTGTGGGGAACGTCGTGACTCTGAAGAAATTTAAGACCTCTAAGGGCGACTTGAACACCCAGAATTCACATGGGCTGACACCCCTGATGCAAGCCGTGGCGAATGGCCAGCGAAAGGCTGTGGACTATCTTCTGTCGCAAAAAGTAAATCTCGAGCTTAAAAATGAGAATGGCGATACCGCTCTCGCGATGGCCCTGGGAAATGATCACGATCAAATCGCCGCGAGCCTTATCAATGCCGGCGCCAAGACCGACGTCCTTGGCGGTGAGAATAAGAACACTCTAATGTTCATCGCCGCTTCGACGAATGCGACTAAAACCTTAGAGCTTCTGACCAAGAAAGCTCCGGAGCAGATCAATCAGAAAAATCAAAAAGGCGAAGCCCCGCTGCACGAGGCGGCTCGCTACGGCAGTGAAAAGACCCTGCAGATTTTGTTGAATGCCGGAGCCGACAAAGCGCTTAAAAATAACGAAGGGAAAATCCCCCTCGACATCGCCAACTCTATTCAAAACGAAGCGGCAGCTAAGCTGTTAAAATAG
- a CDS encoding outer membrane beta-barrel domain-containing protein, giving the protein MKTLKVLTLSTLLLASLSVAAAPKTTKKTAPAPQQQQAKQIDFNKDVDGLGGNDALMEMSERLNPETKSRIVQDRIVDRHNRLEVGINYGGVMGGTTYVQTQNIGATLDFHLTPRWSIGARYYSYQNQETPEGKRIYDEALANKNNGLSSTIVDIDRPQNATMGTINWYPVYGKINFFDKAIAQFDFYLLAGGGQIVLESGPTGIATAGLGFGLWMTKHVSARAEIRYQAYKDQIVTGSRDINSAAATIGLGWIL; this is encoded by the coding sequence ATGAAAACCCTCAAAGTTTTAACCCTCAGTACTCTTTTGTTGGCTTCTCTCTCTGTAGCTGCAGCCCCTAAAACCACAAAGAAAACGGCTCCAGCTCCTCAACAGCAACAAGCTAAGCAAATCGACTTCAACAAAGACGTCGACGGCCTTGGTGGTAACGATGCTTTGATGGAAATGTCAGAGAGACTCAATCCTGAAACTAAATCTCGTATTGTCCAAGATCGCATCGTAGATCGTCACAACCGCCTCGAAGTAGGAATCAATTATGGCGGGGTCATGGGTGGGACTACGTATGTACAAACGCAAAATATCGGTGCGACCTTGGACTTCCATTTGACTCCACGCTGGTCGATCGGCGCTCGTTACTACTCTTACCAAAATCAAGAGACTCCAGAAGGTAAGCGTATTTACGATGAAGCTCTTGCAAATAAAAACAATGGTCTTAGCTCTACGATCGTAGATATCGACAGACCACAAAATGCGACTATGGGCACGATCAACTGGTACCCTGTTTACGGTAAAATCAACTTCTTTGATAAAGCGATTGCGCAATTCGACTTCTACTTGCTTGCAGGTGGTGGACAAATCGTCCTCGAGAGCGGTCCTACCGGTATCGCGACGGCGGGCCTTGGTTTTGGTTTGTGGATGACGAAACACGTTTCTGCTCGCGCAGAAATCCGTTACCAAGCTTACAAAGACCAAATCGTGACGGGTTCACGTGATATTAACTCTGCTGCGGCCACTATCGGCCTTGGATGGATCTTATGA
- a CDS encoding energy transducer TonB encodes MSTAKKNTQLLILENMLGQKVRTFAVDSRSMNIVFLKDQRRVEAVANLKTLEDNELEYTLLKTLTVSDLEKPVKLSGLGQLRLMDETAINSPDHQLTKEQDEKELKTILEKTMIGHIAIVLILMLGSWISAKYFSQKPEEPALVTIVVPKKETPVVEKPAPAPHVKVSEKKIKPTNKVYRPVATKKLLTKPYKVKTAKATDVHRVGALAALGGVAKGHKGAEGLDMNSLKNIRSAGQGQGGGGVGSTGRGGVKGMMPGNGLIAGSAGEGGRAESAGGYGTRGAGGGRAGYGKISMVGGMSPISLPLDDEATVEGGLDQDQILAVINKHLGQITYCYEKGLQAQPSIGGRVAVDFTIGPAGRITVAKVAQSSLGSKLVENCMLDKMRTWQFPKPVGKVNVDVLYPFNLTRVSSR; translated from the coding sequence ATGAGCACTGCAAAGAAAAACACACAACTGCTGATCCTAGAGAATATGCTGGGCCAAAAGGTAAGAACCTTTGCGGTGGACTCACGCTCAATGAATATCGTCTTCTTGAAAGACCAGCGCCGCGTTGAAGCGGTCGCAAACCTCAAAACTCTTGAGGACAACGAGCTTGAGTACACTCTGCTGAAAACTCTGACTGTTTCTGATCTCGAAAAGCCTGTAAAGCTCTCTGGCTTAGGCCAACTCCGCTTGATGGATGAAACGGCTATCAACAGCCCAGACCATCAACTGACAAAGGAACAAGACGAGAAAGAACTTAAGACAATCCTCGAAAAAACAATGATCGGCCACATCGCCATCGTTTTGATTTTAATGTTGGGTTCTTGGATCTCTGCTAAATACTTCTCACAAAAACCTGAAGAACCAGCTTTGGTAACAATCGTCGTTCCTAAGAAAGAAACTCCGGTTGTTGAAAAACCGGCTCCAGCTCCTCATGTGAAAGTTTCTGAAAAGAAAATCAAGCCGACAAACAAAGTCTACCGTCCAGTTGCGACGAAGAAACTTTTGACGAAGCCATATAAAGTGAAAACTGCAAAAGCAACGGACGTTCACCGTGTCGGTGCGTTGGCAGCTTTGGGTGGCGTTGCAAAAGGTCACAAAGGTGCTGAAGGCTTGGATATGAACTCTTTGAAAAACATCCGCTCTGCTGGCCAAGGCCAAGGTGGTGGCGGTGTTGGTTCTACTGGCCGTGGTGGCGTAAAAGGAATGATGCCGGGTAACGGTCTTATCGCCGGCAGCGCTGGTGAAGGTGGCCGTGCTGAAAGTGCTGGCGGTTACGGCACTCGTGGCGCTGGTGGCGGTCGCGCTGGTTACGGTAAGATCTCGATGGTTGGTGGTATGTCTCCAATCAGTTTGCCTCTTGATGACGAAGCCACTGTTGAAGGTGGTTTGGATCAGGACCAAATCCTCGCTGTTATTAACAAACACTTAGGTCAAATCACTTACTGCTATGAAAAAGGATTGCAAGCGCAACCTTCAATTGGCGGACGCGTCGCGGTTGATTTCACTATCGGCCCTGCTGGAAGAATCACAGTTGCGAAAGTAGCTCAGTCTTCCCTTGGTTCGAAGCTCGTTGAAAATTGCATGCTAGATAAAATGAGAACATGGCAGTTCCCTAAACCTGTAGGAAAGGTCAATGTCGACGTCCTCTACCCGTTCAACCTGACACGCGTGAGCAGTCGATAA